TCCTCAGGTGTTCCACACGGTGGCCCGCAGCCAGCCGCTCTTCTTCCTGGACAAGTACGACGACGGGCCGCTCAAGTCCACACACTGGCAGACGCAAGGTCGCGAGGGCAGCATCATCGTGGAGCTGCTCAAGCAGGCGTCGGTGCCCCTCTGCGCGCTCCTTGGCTGGCTCCTCTCCGTGTGGACGTGGACGTGTAGCATGCGGTGAGAAGAGCACGAGCGAGCTCTGCTATTGTGACATTTGAGCTAACCCGCGCGTTTGTCTTGTCCAGCATCTTCCGTCTTTACCCGCTGCGCTTCCTGTCCAGCAAGTTCTCCACCTGTGCCCAGCTCAGCTGCAGAAGCAAACACCTGAGGACGCTCACCTCGCCCAAATCAGCTGTCAATCACACACAGTTCATGAGGTTTGCTCCTATTCTTCTTCATCTTTACATCTTTGCTCACCTGCTGATTATTATGTTGTGTGCAGAAAAGCCCACATGTTTGTGTCCTTCCTGGTGGACGTGGCTCTGGGCATGTTGCTGGTGTCCTGGCTCTACCGAGACGATcacattagcatgttggccaacacactgGTGCCTGCTGCTGATGTGAGGCTGACAATCGAACGTGACTGCAGTGAAATATGCCTTTCTTTATTGTTCTGTTAATAACATTGTGCTGATATTGTCCTCTAGCATGTTGCTAAGGAGCTGGAGGAGCTGCTGCAGTGGCTGATGGGAGCTCCAGCAGGGCTGAAGATGAACCGGGTCCTGGACCAGGTGCTGGGCCGCTTCTTCCTCTATCACATCCACCTGTGGATCAGTGAGTAGACGCCCCCGCAGCACAATGTACACACCTGCTTGTAATGACTGTCACGCGACACACATCCTGTACACGACGCTGCCTCCAGGTTACATCCACCTGATGTCGCCTTTCGTGGAGGCCATCTTGTGGTACGGAGGTCTGTCAGCCTGCCTCGGCCTGACCTTTGCTCTCTCGCTGTTCTCTGACATGGTGGCCCTGCTCACCTTCCACATCTACTGCTTCTACGTCTACGGAGCCAGGtgacattttcttcttttaccaTTCATAGAACACTGTATGGGATGATGAGTAGAAAACGATTAATGAAAGGTAATTAGTCAATTGAAGTCAtgaaggaggtttttccaggTGCACACAATTAGATTAAAGTAACTTTTATGAGGGCTGAAATATTGCCAAAGAACGCAGACACGACATGCGGTGCTGTTGATGAGCTGCGTTACATTATATGGCCTGCAGGGGGCAGGCTTTCCCAACTTTTTATCTGTGGATTTTTATAGCAGTATGTGGATTAAAGATGCAGAGAGACATCGTGAGATGAATCAGCTTCAGAAATCAAAAAGGCTTCATTATAAAACTAGTGTGTTGCTCTGCTTTGAGTCCTGCTTGGTTCTGCTGGTGCCAGCAGGAATAATGAATGCTGAGCGCTCCCTGTCGAATGTGGGAGGAGATGGACTGAATTATGCATTCATACTAAAGATAGCGCCTTGGCCTGTGGTGCATAAGGAAGTATTAGCCACATCCTCTTTTGCGT
This genomic interval from Dunckerocampus dactyliophorus isolate RoL2022-P2 chromosome 18, RoL_Ddac_1.1, whole genome shotgun sequence contains the following:
- the pigq gene encoding phosphatidylinositol N-acetylglucosaminyltransferase subunit Q isoform X5 codes for the protein MVLKVFFPQCCNRADSGLLVGRWIPADDHDSAVVLAVIHYPFIPSQVKQYIQQMEARSKVELCVLGSWSLPKDGQEGMESFLRDLSTMFPQERWLQISRQMGKTGFTCQLLNRGHTAQQKATKEDVKKDEEEEKVIFVHYEQRKVMLSQLHPIQNGIAEPQTEPSSELRQVFHTVARSQPLFFLDKYDDGPLKSTHWQTQGREGSIIVELLKQASVPLCALLGWLLSVWTWTCSMRIFRLYPLRFLSSKFSTCAQLSCRSKHLRTLTSPKSAVNHTQFMRKAHMFVSFLVDVALGMLLVSWLYRDDHISMLANTLVPAADHVAKELEELLQWLMGAPAGLKMNRVLDQVLGRFFLYHIHLWISYIHLMSPFVEAILWYGGLSACLGLTFALSLFSDMVALLTFHIYCFYVYGARIYCLKIYGLSSLWRLFRGKKWNVLRQRVDSCSYDVDQLFIGTLLFTILLFLLPTTALYYLVFTLVSHSS